In Harmonia axyridis chromosome 6, icHarAxyr1.1, whole genome shotgun sequence, a single window of DNA contains:
- the LOC123683079 gene encoding zinc finger BED domain-containing protein 5-like: MDRFLLNKKQVGSSNDSEEASTSGGREAKKRKYRKYDDSYLDFGFTSIEVNNEEKPQCVLCLKILSSESMLPSKLKRHLETIHPTMVAKSRDFFHRKLQNLKKTKNVFTQQASVPNNALLASFKVAYRVAKCKKPHTIAEELILPAAIDMVNIMVGESAGKLISKVPLSNNTISRRIHDIADDLNYQLIEKMKSKDFGLQLDEATDSNSDAHLICYVRFLADNIIVEDLLFCKSITESAKAEDLFEILDKFIAESGLDWEKCIGVCTDGARSMSGRYGGVQALIRKKAPNAMWTHCIIHREALASKSMSSELNQVLECVIGAVNYIKTRPVKARLFKKLCIDMGAEHTALLYYCNSRWLSRGNVLFRVFELHEEIRIFLQQERHENAKYFTEADFLLKLAYLCDIFEKLNNLNLSLQGNNTHILKLLERIAAFRKKLQLWIKKMNEGSGQDCFPQLYKYAASNELVVSHDLMVLFTGHLSKLTEWFSKYFGHDDVEKFAWIRDPFHAQAPPGFTSQDEESLIELSCDSSLKTRFTSSDLVEFWLSIQNEYPNLSSKAL; encoded by the exons ATGGATAgatttttattaaataaaaaacaagTCGGTAGTTCAAATGATAGTGAGGAAGCATCTACTAGTGGTGGCAGGGAAGCAAAGAAGCGGAAATATCGTAAATACGATGATAGCTATTTGGACTTCGGTTTTACTTCAATAGAAGTaaacaatgaagaaaaaccGCAGTGTGTGCTTTGTTTGAAAATACTATCATCTGAAAGTATGCTTCCAAGTAAATTGAAGCGACATCTCGAGACAATTCATCCAACTATGGTTGCAAAATCGCGTGATTTTTTTCACCGGaaattacaaaatttaaaaaaaacaaagaacgtATTCACTCAGCAAGCCTCAGTACCTAACAACGCACTGTTAGCATCATTCAAGGTGGCATACAGGGTGGCAAAATGCAAAAAACCTCATACTATTGCAGAAGAGCTTATCCTACCAGCTGCTATCGACATGGTGAATATTATGGTGGGAGAATCGGCTGGAAAATTAATTTCCAAGGTACCCTTATCTAACAATACTATCAGTCGAAGAATCCATGACATAGCTGACGATCTCAATTACCAAttaatagaaaaaatgaaaagcaaGGATTTTGGTTTGCAACTTGATGAGGCGACTGACAGTAATAGCGATGCACATCTCATTTGTTACGTACGCTTTCTGGCTGACAATATTATTGTCGAAGACCTTTTATTCTGCAAAAGCATTACCGAAAGTGCGAAGGCCGAAGACTTGTTTGAAATTCTTGACAAGTTTATTGCAGAAAGTGGCTTGGATTGGGAAAAGTGTATCGGTGTATGTACTGATGGTGCTCGATCCATGTCTGGCAGGTATGGGGGAGTACAAGCGCTTATTCGTAAAAAAGCACCGAATGCTATGTGGACCCATTGTATCATCCATAGAGAAGCTCTTGCATCAAAATCAATGAGCTCTGAACTGAACCAAGTACTGGAATGTGTAATTGGTGCAGTAAACTACATAAAAACTAGGCCTGTAAAGGCCAGACTTTTTAAAAAACTATGTATAGATATGGGAGCTGAACATACGGCTCTGCTGTATTACTGCAATTCACGATGGCTTTCACGTGGAAATGTCTTATTTCGTGTGTTCGAATTACACGaagaaattcgaatttttttacaGCAAGAACGTCATGAAAACGCCAAATATTTTACTGAAGCAGATTTTTTGCTAAAACTAGCATATTTGTGCGATATATTTGAGAAACTAAATAATTTGAATCTCTCTTTGCAAGGCAACAACACGCACATTCTGAAACTATTGGAGAGGATTGCGGCGTTTAGAAAAAAACTGCAGTTGTGGAtaaagaaaatgaatgaaggCAGTGGTCAAGATTGCTTCCCGCAATTGTATAAATATGCTGCATCTAATGAACTGGTTGTCTCACACGACCTGATGGTTCTTTTCACGGGACACCTATCGAAGCTCACCGAATGGTTTTCGAAGTACTTTGGACATGATGATGTCGAAAAATTTGCGTGGATCAGAGATCCTTTCCATGCACAAGCTCCACCAGGATTCACATCACAAGATGAAGAGAGTCTCATTGAACTCTCTTGCGACAGCAGCCTTAAAACTAGATTCACCAGTTCCGATTTGGTGGAGTTTTGGTTAtcgattcaaaatgaatatccaAATTTAAGTTCAAAAGCT CTGTAG